One genomic region from Sciurus carolinensis chromosome 2, mSciCar1.2, whole genome shotgun sequence encodes:
- the Fos gene encoding protein c-Fos, with product MMFSGFNADYEASSSRCSSASPAGDNLSYYHSPADSFSSMGSPVNAQDFCTDMAVSSANFIPTVTAISTSPDLQWLVQPTLVSSVAPSQTRAPHPYGVPTPSTGAYSRAGVAKTMTGGRAQSIGRRGKVEQLSPEEEEKRRIRRERNKMAAAKCRNRRRELTDTLQAETDQLEDEKSALQTEIANLLKEKEKLEFILAAHRPACKIPDDLGFPEEMSVASLDLSGGLPEAATPESEEAFALPLLNDPEPKPSVEPVKSINSMELKAEPFDDFLFPASSRPSGSETARSVPDMDLSGSFYAADWEPLHSSSLGMGPMVTELEPLCTPVVTCTPSCTTYTSSFVFTYPEADSFPSCAAAHRKGSSSNEPSSDSLSSPTLLAL from the exons ATGATGTTCTCGGGCTTCAACGCCGACTACGAGGCGTCATCCTCCCGCTGCAGCAGCGCCTCTCCGGCCGGGGACAATCTCTCCTACTACCATTCCCCGGCCGACTCCTTCTCCAGCATGGGCTCTCCTGTCAATGCACAG GACTTCTGCACGGATATGGCTGTCTCCAGTGCCAACTTCATCCCCACGGTGACTGCTATCTCGACCAGCCCGGACCTGCAATGGCTGGTGCAACCCACCTTGGTCTCCTCTGTGGCTCCATCGCAGACCAGAGCTCCCCACCCCTACGGAGTCCCCACTCCCTCGACTGGAGCTTACTCCAGGGCTGGAGTGGCAAAGACCATGACAgggggcagagcacagagcatcgGCAGGAGGGGCAAGGTAGAACAG ttgTCTCctgaagaagaagagaaaaggagaattcGAAGGGAAAGGAATAAGATGGCTGCAGCCAAGTGCCGAAACCGGAGGAGGGAGCTGACTGATACACTCCAGGCG GAGACAGACCAACTTGAAGATGAGAAGTCTGCTCTGCAGACTGAGATTGCCAACCTgctgaaggagaaggaaaaactAGAGTTCATCCTGGCTGCTCACCGACCTGCCTGCAAGATCCCTGATGACCTGGGCTTCCCAGAAGAAATGTCTGTGGCATCCCTGGATTTGAGTGGGGGCCTGCCAGAGGCTGCCACCCCAGAATCTGAGGAGGCCTTTGCCCTGCCCCTCCTCAATGACCCTGAACCCAAGCCATCGGTGGAGCCGGTCAAAAGCATCAACAGCATGGAGCTGAAGGCTGAGCCCTTTGATGACTTCCTGTTCCCGGCATCGTCCAGGCCCAGCGGCTCTGAGACAGCCCGCTCCGTGCCAGACATGGACCTGTCTGGTTCCTTCTACGCAGCAGACTGGGAGCCCCTGCACAGCAGCTCCCTGGGGATGGGGCCCATGGTCACTGAGTTGGAGCCCCTGTGCACCCCCGTGgtcacctgtactcccagctgcACTACTTACACGTCTTCCTTCGTCTTCACCTACCCCGAGGCTGACTCCTTCCCCAGCTGTGCGGCTGCCCACCGCAAGGGCAGCAGCAGCAACGAGCCCTCCTCTGACTCACTCAGCTCACCCACGCTGCTGGCCCTGTGA